From one Helicoverpa zea isolate HzStark_Cry1AcR chromosome 10, ilHelZeax1.1, whole genome shotgun sequence genomic stretch:
- the LOC124634054 gene encoding uncharacterized protein LOC124634054, which translates to MPRVQRSPTASSSVNTSVLQAKSDSDIPAAVSNSPVSNINTASRQGKRPCPEFSPANELQDIKHEIIQMLSSWKREQEERLTNFISQQNTSLSKLVSDIADLKQQNLEIQKSNGEIEKAITFITEQYDDMMKKIDSLQKENQLHKDRIIHLEYKIQDIQQLSRSSCVEIRNVPAVVNESVYDLATIISKVGAAVDMTLNHTELRDAYRLPGKPGTIRPIVAEFVNVQVKNKLITSVRDFNKTHPNDDRLNTKCIGLPGDRRPVYVAEYLPATSRKLFYEAREFAKQKLYKFCWTANGNIFLRKSEGSKQILVRSTETLRNLQLDIKQ; encoded by the coding sequence ATGCCGCGCGTTCAACGCTCGCCTACGGCTTCGTCTTCAGTGAACACCAGTGTACTGCAAGCCAAATCAGACTCAGATATACCTGCAGCGGTTTCGAATAGCCCGGTCAGTAATATCAACACTGCGTCGCGTCAGGGCAAACGCCCTTGCCCTGAATTCTCGCCTGCTAATGAACTTCAAGACATAAAACACGAAATAATACAAATGCTATCCTCGTGGAAGAGAGAACAAGAGGAGCGGCTTACAAACTTTATCAGCCAGCAAAATACCTCCCTTTCTAAGTTGGTTTCCGATATAGCAGATCTAAAACAACAGAATCTTGAGATCCAAAAATCAAATGGTGAAATAGAGAAAGCTATAACATTTATCACGGAGCAGTACGATGACATGATGAAGAAAATTGATagtttacaaaaagaaaaccaACTTCATAAAGACCGTATTATACATTTGGAATATAAGATTCAGGACATCCAACAGCTTTCCCGTTCATCATGCGTCGAGATACGTAACGTGCCTGCCGTGGTGAATGAGTCAGTGTATGACCTAGCCACGATTATCAGCAAAGTTGGTGCAGCAGTCGATATGACTCTCAATCATACCGAGCTACGAGATGCGTACCGCTTACCCGGAAAACCAGGAACCATCAGACCTATTGTTGCAGAGTTTGTAAATGTTCAGGTCAAAAACAAGCTGATCACGAGTGTACGTGACTTTAATAAAACCCATCCGAACGATGATCGCCTTAATACTAAATGCATTGGCTTACCTGGAGATCGACGCCCAGTATATGTTGCCGAATATCTTCCTGCTACTTCCAGAAAACTGTTCTACGAGGCAAGAGAATTTGCGAAACAAAAATTGTACAAGTTTTGCTGGACGGCGAATGGCAACATTTTCTTACGGAAATCTGAAGGATCCAAACAAATACTTGTCAGATCTACGGAAACTCTGCGGAATCTACAATTAGATATAAAGCAGTGA